In Lycium ferocissimum isolate CSIRO_LF1 chromosome 11, AGI_CSIRO_Lferr_CH_V1, whole genome shotgun sequence, a single genomic region encodes these proteins:
- the LOC132036546 gene encoding uncharacterized protein LOC132036546 has translation MAFKKEYLDLFLVPSGLIIMVGYHLYLLYRYLKVPHTTVMGFENNDKRAWVEKIMLDDKKNIDTALTVLGSSLSGATFLASVSLSLSFLIGAWMANNSVFSSEIIYGDTRLETMSIKFISLLLCFMLAFSCFVQSSRCFIHANYLISTPDTDIPISYVELAVIKGGDFWSLGLRALYFATPLLLWFFGPIPMFVTSIGMVFLLHYLDKNTKQLHRHRSSVIGKQPYERLE, from the exons ATGGCTTTCAAAAAAGAGTACCTTGATTTGTTCTTGGTACCAAGTGGTCTAATTATTATGGTTGGTTATCATCTCTATTTGCTCTATAGATACCTCAAAGTTCCTCACACTACTGTCATGGGGTTTGAAAACAATGACAAAAGAGCTTGGGTTGAAAAAATTATGTTG GACGATAAAAAGAATATTGATACAGCTCTAACTGTTCTAGGATCTAGTCTCTCTGGAGCAACATTCTTGGCATCTGTTTCACTAAGTTTGAGTTTTCTCATTGGAGCTTGGATGGCCAACAATAGTGTTTTTAGCAGCGAAATAATATACGGCGACACAAGATTAGAAACCATGTCCATCAAATTCATTAGCCTGCTACTCTGCTTCATGCTGGCGTTTTCGTGCTTTGTTCAATCGTCAAGGTGCTTCATTCACGCGAATTACCTAATTAGTACCCCCGATACTGACATACCGATTAGCTATGTTGAATTGGCTGTCATTAAGGGAGGTGATTTTTGGTCGCTAGGACTTAGAGCACTTTATTTTGCTACACCTTTGTTGTTGTGGTTTTTTGGCCCGATTCCTATGTTTGTTACGTCGATTGGAATGGTATTCCTACTCCATTACCTTGACAAGAACACGAAACAATTGCATAGACATCGGTCTTCCGTAATAGGAAAGCAGCCATACGAGAGACTCGAGTAG